From the genome of Nocardia mangyaensis:
CCGTCGCCGCCCGGCTCTCGGAGGACCCGTCGGTGCGGGTCTGTCTGCTCGAAGCGGGGCCCTCGGATGTCGACGATCCGGCCATCTTGCGGCTGGATCGCTGGATGGAGTTGCTCGAGTCGGGCTACGACTGGGACTATCCCATCGAGCCGCAGGAGAACGGCAATTCGTTCATGCGCCACGCCCGCGCCAAGGTGCTCGGCGGATGCTCCTCGCACAACAGCTGTATCGCGTTCTGGGCGCCGCGCGAGGATCTCGACGCCTGGGAACACGAGCACGGTGCCACCGGGTGGGACGCGGATTCGGTCTACCGGCTCTATCCGGCCATCGAGACCAACGACGCTCCCGGTGCGCATCACGGTCGCACCGGGCCGGTACACATCATGACCGTGCCGCCGAACGATCCGTGTGGCGTCGCGGTGCTCGATGCCTGCGAGACCGTCGGCATCCCGCGTGCGGAGTTCAACTCCGGCGAGACTGTCGTCAACGGCGCCAACTTCTTTCAGATCAACCGCCTTCCCGACGGCACCCGTTCGTCGTCGTCGGTGAGCTACCTGCATCCGAATCTGGACCGGCCGAACCTCACCGTGCGCACGGGGGCGTGGGTGAAGAAGATCGTGATCGAGAACGGGCGCGCGGTCGGTGTCGACATCACCGACAATGCTTTCGGTCGCACCACCCGCATCACGGCCGCGCGCGAGGTGATCGTGTCCGCGGGCGCCATCGATTCGCCGAAACTGCTCATGCTCTCGGGGATCGGCCCCGCGGATCACCTGCGCGAGAACGGCATCGAGGTGCTCGTCGACTCCCCCGGGGTCGGGGCGCACCTGCAGGATCACCCGGAGGGCGTCATCGGTTTCGAGACGACGCGACCGATGGTGGACACCTCCACGCAGTGGTGGGAGGCCGGGATCTTCACCCCGACCGTCGACGGCCTCGACCGGCCGGACCTGATGATGCACTACGGCAGTGTCCCGTTCGACATGCACACCCTGCGCCAGGGCTACCCCACCGCCGAGAACACCTTCTGCCTCACTCCGAATGTGACACAGGCCCGTTCACGCGGCACCGTCCGCCTGCGCTCCCGCGATTTCCGCGACAAGCCCCGGGTGGACCCCCGCTACTTCACCGATCCCGAGGGCCACGACCTGCGGGTGATGATCGCCGGGATCCGCAAGGCCCGCGAGATCGCCGCCGCCGCACCCCTTTCCGACTGGGTGAAACGCGAGCTGTACCCGGGACCCGAGGTGCAGACCGATGCCGAACTGGCCGACTACATCCGGCGCACCCACAACACGGTCTATCACCCGGTCGGGACCGTCCGGATGGGCCCGGTCGACGACCCGATGAGCCCTCTCGATCCCCAACTGCGGGTCAAGGGTGTCGACGGACTTCGGGTCGCGGATGCCTCGGTGTTTCCCGCACACACCACGGTGAACCCGAACATCACGGTCATGCTGGTCGGCGAACGCTGCGCCGAACTCGTGGCGGCGAGCCGATAACTGCCCATGCGCCGACATGTTCCGTTCCGCGGGATCACAGCGGATCCATGACCTGCGCCACGTTGTGTCACACGAGGGCGACCGACGGTGTCACCTAGTGTTCCGCGCCTGAAATCC
Proteins encoded in this window:
- a CDS encoding GMC family oxidoreductase produces the protein MSDYDYLIVGGGSAGAAVAARLSEDPSVRVCLLEAGPSDVDDPAILRLDRWMELLESGYDWDYPIEPQENGNSFMRHARAKVLGGCSSHNSCIAFWAPREDLDAWEHEHGATGWDADSVYRLYPAIETNDAPGAHHGRTGPVHIMTVPPNDPCGVAVLDACETVGIPRAEFNSGETVVNGANFFQINRLPDGTRSSSSVSYLHPNLDRPNLTVRTGAWVKKIVIENGRAVGVDITDNAFGRTTRITAAREVIVSAGAIDSPKLLMLSGIGPADHLRENGIEVLVDSPGVGAHLQDHPEGVIGFETTRPMVDTSTQWWEAGIFTPTVDGLDRPDLMMHYGSVPFDMHTLRQGYPTAENTFCLTPNVTQARSRGTVRLRSRDFRDKPRVDPRYFTDPEGHDLRVMIAGIRKAREIAAAAPLSDWVKRELYPGPEVQTDAELADYIRRTHNTVYHPVGTVRMGPVDDPMSPLDPQLRVKGVDGLRVADASVFPAHTTVNPNITVMLVGERCAELVAASR